CACCCCGGCCCTGGGCGCCGGGTCGGAGCCCCCCGGCAGTTTCCAGACCTGGCTCGAAGGCGTGCGCCAGGAGGCCCGGTCCCGAGGCGTGGACCAGGCCATCCTGGACACGGCCCTGGGTGGCCTGGAACCCATCCCCCGGGTGCTGGAACTGGACCAGCGCCAGCCGGAGTTCACCGACACCTTCCTGAACTACCTGGACCGCAGAGTCACCGACGCGCGGGTGGAGGAAGGGCGCAAGCTGCTGCGCAAGCACGGCAGGCTGCTGAAGCGGGCCTCGCGGCAGTACGGCATCCCCGCCAACGTGCTGGTGGCCTTCTGGGGCCTGGAGACCCACTACGGCAAATTCCTGGGGCCCTATCCGGTACCGGCGGCCCTGGCCACCCTGGCCTACGACAATCGCCGTGCCGATTTCTTCCGCCGCCAGCTGCTGGATGCCCTGGACATCCTCCAGGCTGGCAACGTGGCGCCAGAGGCCATGGTGGGTTCCTGGGCTGGCGCCATGGGCCACGTGCAGTTCATGCCCTCCACCTATCGGGCCTACGCCGTGGACGGGGATGGGGACGGCCGCAAGGACCTCTGGGGTTCCCTGCCCGACGCCTTCTCCTCCGCCGCCAACTACCTGAACGAACTGGGCTGGCGCGGCGGCGAGATCTGGGGCCGGGAGGTAAAGCTGCCACGGGACTTCGACTGGAGCCTGACAGGTCCGGACGTCAAGAAGAACGTGGCCGCCTGGCGAGCCCTGGGCGTCACCCAGGCGGACGGCAGGCGCCTGCCGAAGCTGGGCAACATCACCGGCACCATCTTGCTGCCCCAGGGCCACGCCGGCCCCGCCTTCCTGGTATACCGGAACTTCGACGCCATCCTGACCTGGAACCGCTCCATCAATTACGCCCTGGCCGTAGGCTATCTGTCGGATCGCCTCCTGGGCCTGCCGGCGTTGCGGAACGGCCGCGATG
This window of the Thiobacillus sp. genome carries:
- a CDS encoding lytic murein transglycosylase, with product MPGTPGILLYPLPWRTRHTSIGDRLITSPRLHFSRVCLLTLSLLATPALGAGSEPPGSFQTWLEGVRQEARSRGVDQAILDTALGGLEPIPRVLELDQRQPEFTDTFLNYLDRRVTDARVEEGRKLLRKHGRLLKRASRQYGIPANVLVAFWGLETHYGKFLGPYPVPAALATLAYDNRRADFFRRQLLDALDILQAGNVAPEAMVGSWAGAMGHVQFMPSTYRAYAVDGDGDGRKDLWGSLPDAFSSAANYLNELGWRGGEIWGREVKLPRDFDWSLTGPDVKKNVAAWRALGVTQADGRRLPKLGNITGTILLPQGHAGPAFLVYRNFDAILTWNRSINYALAVGYLSDRLLGLPALRNGRDADNRPIPREEAQAMQEQLIQLGLYTGQADGVLGSRTKAAIRGYQRQAGLPVDGHPSLGLLEHLRHTLAAADTGKTASSP